Proteins found in one Exiguobacterium sp. 9-2 genomic segment:
- a CDS encoding ABC transporter substrate-binding protein → MRRKTWMTALTLLVLSSLMLAACSGQAEQTNEKTRTITHEAGKTKVPEHPKKIVALEYSFVDALDELGITPVGIAQENKTDVSGLLGKDIAFTEVGTRQQPNLEVISSLQPDLIIGDFNRHKGIYKQLQKIAPTIILKSRNATYEENIESFKTIAEAVGKTKQMDDRLALHEERLNAAKKKVDPNDNRKVMVGVFRADSLTAHGETSFDGELLEKIGIENAVTKTAEPTVTITLEQMVKWDPDVIFMAEADPKLLKEWKNNPLWNQITAVKNKEVYEVNRDLWTRYRGLDAAEQIVDEAIQLLQQK, encoded by the coding sequence ATGAGACGGAAAACTTGGATGACAGCGTTGACGCTCCTCGTGTTGAGCAGTTTGATGCTTGCGGCCTGTTCAGGTCAAGCAGAACAAACAAACGAAAAGACGCGGACGATTACGCATGAGGCAGGAAAAACGAAAGTGCCGGAGCACCCGAAGAAGATTGTCGCACTTGAATACTCATTCGTTGATGCGTTAGACGAACTTGGGATTACACCAGTCGGAATCGCACAAGAAAATAAGACCGATGTCTCCGGATTACTCGGAAAAGACATCGCGTTCACGGAAGTCGGTACACGTCAACAACCGAATCTTGAAGTAATCAGTTCCTTGCAGCCGGATTTAATCATCGGCGACTTCAACCGACATAAAGGAATCTACAAGCAACTGCAAAAAATCGCACCGACGATCATCTTGAAGAGTCGGAATGCGACGTACGAAGAGAACATCGAATCGTTCAAGACGATTGCTGAAGCAGTCGGGAAAACTAAACAGATGGATGACCGACTTGCCCTGCATGAAGAACGATTGAATGCAGCGAAGAAAAAGGTGGATCCAAACGACAATCGAAAAGTGATGGTTGGTGTCTTCCGCGCCGATTCACTGACGGCACATGGTGAGACGTCGTTTGATGGTGAATTACTCGAGAAGATCGGTATCGAGAACGCTGTTACGAAAACAGCGGAACCTACCGTTACGATTACGTTAGAGCAGATGGTCAAATGGGATCCGGACGTCATCTTCATGGCGGAAGCCGATCCGAAACTGCTGAAGGAGTGGAAAAACAACCCGCTCTGGAATCAGATCACAGCGGTTAAGAACAAAGAAGTTTATGAAGTCAATCGTGACCTTTGGACACGCTATCGAGGACTTGACGCTGCAGAACAGATCGTTGACGAAGCGATTCAATTGTTACAACAGAAATAA
- a CDS encoding FecCD family ABC transporter permease: protein MQRKRLIFVLILLGCLAVYSSLFFGITQMNPIHLVQEWISGTTSKAGLVLTNLRLPRLLLGLLLGANLAVAGAIMQAVTRNPLASPQVFGVNAGASFLVVLSLLVFPSLGTANLIYFAFAGALVGGVLVFSFASVRGMTALKLALVGMAIHLLLTSLTKGLILFNDRITNVLYWLSGSLSDASWLELRIVLPWSIAGLLLAASLAKSLAVFQLGQDVAVGLGQKVTRIRLLAGISVVLLAGVTVAVAGAIGFIGLMVPHITRRLVGEDYRIVLPVAAVIGGLLLTYADVLARFIAYPYESPVGIVTSLLGAPFFLVLARRQMKGGLR, encoded by the coding sequence GTGCAGCGGAAACGTCTGATTTTTGTACTCATATTACTCGGTTGCTTGGCGGTTTATAGTAGCCTGTTCTTTGGCATCACACAGATGAATCCGATTCACTTAGTCCAGGAGTGGATCAGTGGCACGACATCAAAAGCAGGGCTCGTCCTGACAAATCTGCGCTTACCGCGGCTCTTACTCGGATTGTTGCTCGGAGCGAATCTTGCCGTTGCAGGGGCAATCATGCAAGCCGTGACACGAAATCCGCTCGCTTCACCGCAAGTCTTTGGTGTCAATGCCGGTGCGTCATTTCTCGTCGTCTTAAGCCTGCTCGTCTTTCCGTCGCTCGGAACGGCAAATTTGATCTACTTCGCCTTTGCCGGTGCCTTAGTCGGTGGAGTGCTTGTCTTTTCGTTCGCCTCCGTTCGCGGGATGACAGCATTAAAACTTGCCCTCGTCGGGATGGCGATTCATCTCTTGTTAACGTCGCTGACGAAAGGCTTGATTCTCTTTAACGACCGGATCACGAACGTCTTGTACTGGTTGTCCGGTTCGCTCAGTGACGCGAGCTGGCTTGAACTACGGATCGTCCTCCCATGGTCGATTGCTGGTTTGCTTCTTGCGGCGAGTCTCGCGAAATCGCTCGCTGTCTTCCAACTGGGGCAAGACGTCGCGGTCGGTCTCGGGCAAAAAGTGACGCGAATCCGTTTGCTTGCCGGCATCAGTGTCGTCTTACTCGCAGGCGTCACCGTTGCCGTCGCCGGAGCGATCGGTTTCATTGGATTAATGGTTCCGCACATCACGCGGCGCCTCGTCGGGGAAGATTACCGGATCGTTCTGCCGGTCGCTGCCGTCATCGGTGGACTTCTGCTGACGTATGCCGATGTCCTCGCGCGGTTCATCGCCTATCCGTATGAGTCACCGGTCGGCATCGTGACGTCATTGCTCGGTGCACCATTCTTCCTTGTTCTGGCACGTCGTCAGATGAAAGGGGGATTACGATGA
- a CDS encoding FecCD family ABC transporter permease → MRRILIVAVLVFFASFALLSVGSIQLSLSELWQSFFGGKNAFIVQNYRLPRTVLAFLAGASFSLAGVILQSVIRNPLISPDVIGVTNGASLFAVLTIALVPDGPLLLTPIAAFIGAALVMLALMMLERGGNVSRSSFALLGIAVSAICASGTEYLLIKFPLQTNDSLVWLAGSLFGKGWQEVMILAPVLVVIGAIIFYRHRQLDVLSLSEEVSIGLGLPIQRTRHIFLALAVILAGVAVATVGAIGFIGLIAPHMARRLVGHKHLAVLPMALLLGGGLLVVADALGRGIHPPLEVPAGLITAIIGVPYFLYLLRRERTA, encoded by the coding sequence ATGCGTCGGATTTTGATTGTTGCGGTGCTCGTGTTCTTCGCGAGTTTTGCCTTACTGTCGGTCGGCTCGATTCAGTTATCGTTATCGGAACTATGGCAGTCGTTCTTTGGTGGAAAGAATGCCTTCATCGTCCAAAATTACCGTCTGCCGCGAACTGTCCTTGCTTTCTTAGCAGGTGCGAGTTTCTCACTTGCCGGAGTCATCTTACAAAGTGTCATCCGTAATCCATTGATTTCGCCTGACGTGATCGGTGTGACGAATGGTGCGTCACTGTTCGCCGTCTTAACGATTGCCCTCGTGCCGGATGGTCCGCTCTTGTTAACACCAATCGCTGCTTTCATCGGAGCAGCACTCGTCATGCTGGCATTGATGATGCTTGAGCGGGGTGGGAATGTATCCCGCAGTTCGTTTGCGTTACTTGGTATCGCGGTCAGTGCGATTTGTGCTTCAGGGACGGAATACTTGTTGATCAAGTTTCCACTTCAGACAAACGATTCACTCGTCTGGCTCGCTGGGAGTCTGTTCGGGAAAGGGTGGCAGGAAGTGATGATCTTAGCGCCCGTGCTCGTCGTGATTGGTGCAATCATCTTCTATCGCCATCGTCAACTCGATGTCTTATCACTCAGTGAAGAAGTCAGTATCGGTCTCGGATTACCAATTCAGCGGACGCGGCACATCTTCTTGGCGCTCGCGGTCATTCTAGCTGGTGTTGCCGTCGCGACGGTCGGTGCGATTGGTTTCATCGGACTGATTGCGCCACATATGGCACGGCGTCTCGTTGGTCATAAGCATCTTGCTGTGTTGCCGATGGCGCTGTTGCTCGGCGGAGGGTTACTCGTCGTCGCGGATGCACTCGGTCGAGGGATACATCCACCACTTGAAGTACCAGCCGGATTGATCACAGCGATCATCGGTGTGCCGTATTTCCTGTATCTTTTACGGAGAGAACGGACGGCATGA
- a CDS encoding ABC transporter ATP-binding protein, which yields MLALRATNLTKQYGNKTVVNQLNLEIEQGAIFGFLGQNGAGKSTFINMITGLVRPTSGTFELLGAPNDSLKDVRTRIGVLPDYSTFYENFTALDHLKYFSKVLGLKTTIDELKQLLRDVQLEDAIDMKTKNYSFGMKKKLGIAQALINRPDILFLDEPTSGVDANSILGIHSLIRKIAADGTTIFLTSHNLDEVEKLCTEIAIMQAGSIQTQGTMEELREQYEKNITVHVKHALLDNEMQLHLQSKLSTLAKDVNVSPTQSTFIVQSEQDIATINSYLVSQQIHVYRLEVEEASLEEIFLNLGTESRSA from the coding sequence ATGTTAGCCCTTCGTGCAACCAATTTAACGAAACAATACGGCAATAAGACCGTCGTCAACCAGTTGAATCTCGAGATCGAGCAAGGGGCCATCTTCGGATTCCTTGGTCAAAATGGCGCCGGTAAATCAACGTTCATCAATATGATCACTGGACTGGTCCGCCCGACGTCCGGAACATTCGAGTTACTCGGAGCGCCGAACGATTCCTTGAAAGATGTCCGGACACGGATTGGTGTTCTACCGGATTACTCGACCTTTTACGAAAACTTCACGGCGCTCGATCACTTGAAGTATTTCAGTAAAGTCCTTGGTCTGAAGACGACGATCGACGAGTTGAAGCAACTTCTGCGTGATGTACAACTCGAAGACGCGATCGATATGAAAACGAAGAACTACTCGTTCGGGATGAAAAAAAAGCTTGGCATTGCCCAAGCTTTAATCAATCGACCGGATATCTTATTTTTAGATGAACCGACATCTGGCGTTGATGCCAACTCGATTCTCGGAATTCACTCTTTGATTCGCAAGATTGCAGCAGACGGAACGACGATATTTCTAACGTCCCACAACTTGGACGAGGTCGAAAAACTATGTACGGAGATTGCAATCATGCAGGCTGGATCAATCCAAACACAAGGTACGATGGAGGAGTTACGGGAACAATATGAGAAAAACATCACTGTTCATGTCAAACATGCGTTGCTCGACAATGAGATGCAACTACACTTGCAGTCCAAGTTGTCGACGCTTGCGAAAGACGTCAATGTCTCCCCGACTCAGTCAACGTTCATCGTCCAAAGTGAACAGGATATTGCGACGATCAATTCTTATCTTGTCTCACAACAGATCCATGTCTATCGACTCGAAGTAGAAGAAGCGTCCTTAGAAGAAATCTTCTTGAATCTAGGCACAGAAAGTCGCTCGGCTTAA
- a CDS encoding ABC transporter permease: protein MFAITLREFKSLFQSIRAILIIVVLFGVTTGSAKLVSQFKGQLSDLGLGNNAYIIGLMLLLFLAAPLFVTSISHSSVNKEIESKTIRFLATKTSRENIIFGKFLGNVSFWVLCLTVALILIVPFSKSFHFVDLIQSIIFVSYFIGLSLFLSTVVNNSSMTMFVGIFISIALPVIGMWSLISKNVIVDTLSYLTPYYYYTQENTAYTYLVLIHIAVFVLTTLIIFKRRDL, encoded by the coding sequence ATGTTTGCCATTACGCTTCGCGAATTCAAATCACTTTTTCAAAGCATCCGCGCCATCCTGATCATCGTCGTCTTGTTCGGCGTGACGACTGGTTCTGCTAAACTCGTCAGCCAGTTCAAAGGGCAACTCAGTGATCTTGGTCTAGGTAACAATGCGTATATCATCGGATTGATGTTACTTCTGTTTTTAGCTGCTCCTTTATTCGTGACAAGTATTTCTCATAGTAGTGTCAATAAAGAGATCGAGTCGAAGACGATTCGTTTTCTTGCAACAAAAACGTCCCGTGAAAACATCATTTTCGGGAAGTTTTTAGGCAACGTATCGTTTTGGGTCCTCTGCCTGACAGTTGCCCTCATATTAATCGTTCCATTTTCAAAGTCGTTTCATTTCGTCGATTTGATTCAAAGCATCATCTTCGTGTCTTATTTCATTGGATTGTCGTTGTTTCTTTCAACAGTCGTCAATAATTCCTCGATGACGATGTTCGTCGGAATCTTCATCTCGATCGCGCTTCCGGTCATCGGGATGTGGAGTCTTATTTCGAAGAATGTCATCGTTGATACGTTGTCTTACTTAACGCCGTATTATTACTATACGCAAGAAAACACTGCTTATACTTACCTTGTTTTGATTCATATCGCTGTTTTCGTCTTGACGACTCTGATTATCTTTAAAAGGAGAGATCTCTGA
- a CDS encoding DUF4064 domain-containing protein, with product MKRTTEYIFAVIGIVLFGSLCLGGFLLSGSIADHAGMKDLVDQFIRDENITDVTANQILTSFQQFFLYLGAVSLLCTLGGIFSIVRIRKNGSAGKLLIITAILGGIFTLLAGAFGSIAYLIAGITNVSKNKKLARQY from the coding sequence TTGAAAAGAACAACAGAGTACATATTTGCAGTCATCGGTATCGTTTTGTTTGGATCATTGTGCTTAGGCGGTTTTCTATTGTCTGGCTCGATTGCGGATCACGCTGGCATGAAAGATTTGGTTGATCAATTCATTCGCGATGAGAACATCACGGATGTCACGGCTAATCAAATCCTCACATCCTTTCAACAATTCTTCTTGTACCTTGGTGCCGTCTCGCTCTTATGTACATTAGGAGGCATCTTCTCAATCGTCCGGATTCGCAAAAATGGTTCTGCTGGAAAGCTATTGATCATTACAGCGATTCTCGGGGGAATCTTTACGTTACTCGCCGGCGCCTTCGGTTCAATCGCTTACTTGATTGCCGGTATCACGAATGTATCGAAGAATAAGAAGCTAGCGCGACAATATTAA
- a CDS encoding DUF2089 family protein, translating to MKKDDVPDWILSLELEEVEFVKKFIVSSGSLKELAKHYDVSYPTVRIRVDRIIQKIEVNEKIENEPFITYIKQMAIEDRITIEDAKKIIEKYRLERGNNQ from the coding sequence ATGAAGAAAGATGATGTTCCCGATTGGATTTTATCTCTAGAATTGGAAGAAGTGGAATTCGTGAAAAAATTCATCGTAAGCTCAGGTTCCTTGAAGGAACTAGCAAAACATTATGATGTGTCCTATCCGACCGTCCGAATTCGTGTCGATCGTATCATTCAGAAAATCGAAGTGAATGAGAAAATCGAGAATGAACCGTTCATCACATATATTAAACAAATGGCAATCGAGGATCGCATCACGATTGAGGATGCAAAAAAAATAATTGAAAAATATCGACTTGAGAGGGGTAACAATCAATGA
- a CDS encoding ABC transporter permease has translation MLKFIWNSWWRNKERFILLLVGVLIVSTGLSYLIGTTQANNGTVVDELQKRWGSSYDLVVRPEGSRSVTEDLKLLEPNYMSGLDGGITRKQYETIKKVTDVEVAAPIAMIGYNQTVSSVGTHTIDQEGIYKLTIKDTQDTGLQNESSSGVTYLAAGWEPTGDAKKSGVSPLLLGKQPLFEYGSQVMIAGVDPEAEAALVGLDQATTKGTYSNYFSKDDQVISFGEDGVQIPILLNNREYVDASRIYTYEKVELPSKKKSINDMVQQVEQKGGKEYLDSLPTSDAKRYTITTQDVQKKLVNDILKHTLPTAEETNSNSFTWIALKPSPIDYRSIKSPYASRWPFTYQVQPKQVDQDSLLAKRSMYREARMFGKDSVDWPKVNLNYIGVFDPKKLNISKDPLTELPMETYFPSKAQWVMDKNERPVNPVRDVKPTNDPYDFLTKPPSMLTTLDAAFKIRGDKAISAIRVNVKGVETMNAASEKKLQQVATEIEQKTGLITDVTLGSSPQLALTYLPGLKDESALGWVQQPWIKLGSSIAIFQEAKVGMSGIIASVIAVALVYVFSSNIILLYARKKEFAILLSLGWRPRQLSKLLFLEATILGTLVVLIAWTILGSFWVTTDNPIAINRILLIGLAGLLIYWGGTLVPMTLIRRIKPYESMRSGEVSKGRRFVRARSVLGMSSNQLVTYWQRTLLSVVAIALPTSLFIFFLFITFRLKGVLYATWLGEYVALEVGTMHYVAMGVALLIAILTTTEIMWQNVNERKSQLAVLKATGWQDVQIRLLVLSEGMMTGLCAGVIGLLTALGMIGFVYGQFPVQELGFLSIMLLIPVITGVLGALLPAERAVRITPNAALGSVVENTQATERRFKWVLGSIAASLCIGVASLFLFASTESSTTTPQSAPPKQQTSGQKLRDLASETKTSADKKTDDQKALKKLMKKGVIQTYPGDPEATSELFYAKSLIPTPKELDLKEKSGYRFVTVPVVMYDPDNRVKGAYAIYRPGTFTLTSLDGKEYETVDYVNHNKKAFRNSYQYLSPYKSTVDLVYQVPDDQKVFVLFAADDAFPKDTTVKIELD, from the coding sequence ATGCTTAAGTTCATCTGGAATTCCTGGTGGCGCAATAAAGAGCGCTTCATCCTGCTGCTCGTCGGTGTCCTGATCGTCAGTACCGGACTGAGTTATTTGATCGGTACGACGCAAGCCAATAACGGGACTGTCGTCGATGAGCTACAAAAGCGTTGGGGATCTTCTTACGACCTCGTCGTCCGCCCGGAAGGCAGCCGGAGCGTAACGGAAGACTTGAAGTTACTTGAGCCCAACTATATGAGTGGTCTCGATGGTGGGATCACCCGCAAACAATACGAGACGATCAAAAAAGTCACTGACGTCGAGGTCGCTGCCCCGATCGCGATGATCGGCTACAATCAAACAGTTTCGAGTGTCGGTACGCACACGATCGATCAAGAAGGGATTTATAAACTGACGATCAAAGATACGCAAGATACCGGATTACAAAACGAATCATCGAGTGGGGTCACCTACTTAGCAGCAGGATGGGAACCCACAGGGGATGCAAAAAAATCAGGGGTGTCTCCCCTCCTCCTTGGAAAGCAGCCACTTTTTGAGTATGGGAGCCAAGTCATGATTGCAGGGGTTGATCCCGAAGCGGAAGCCGCACTCGTCGGCTTGGACCAAGCGACGACAAAAGGAACCTATAGTAACTATTTTTCAAAAGATGATCAGGTCATCTCGTTCGGGGAAGACGGTGTTCAAATCCCAATCTTGTTGAACAATCGTGAATATGTCGATGCGTCACGCATCTACACGTACGAAAAAGTCGAGCTTCCGTCTAAAAAGAAATCCATCAACGACATGGTACAACAAGTCGAACAAAAAGGCGGAAAAGAATACTTAGACTCCTTACCGACAAGCGATGCGAAACGTTATACGATCACGACACAAGATGTCCAGAAGAAGCTCGTCAATGATATTTTGAAACACACGTTACCGACCGCTGAAGAGACGAACAGCAATTCCTTTACATGGATTGCCTTAAAACCGTCTCCGATCGACTACCGTTCGATCAAAAGTCCTTACGCTTCACGTTGGCCGTTCACCTATCAAGTCCAACCAAAACAAGTCGACCAAGATTCCTTGCTCGCTAAACGCAGCATGTACCGGGAAGCGAGGATGTTCGGAAAAGATAGCGTGGATTGGCCCAAAGTCAACTTGAACTATATTGGGGTCTTCGATCCGAAGAAATTGAATATCTCGAAAGACCCGCTGACAGAACTGCCGATGGAGACGTACTTCCCGTCGAAAGCCCAGTGGGTGATGGACAAGAATGAACGTCCCGTCAATCCGGTCCGAGACGTCAAACCGACAAATGATCCATATGATTTCCTGACGAAACCACCATCGATGCTGACGACGCTCGATGCTGCGTTTAAAATTCGTGGCGACAAAGCAATCTCTGCCATCCGCGTCAACGTCAAAGGTGTCGAGACAATGAACGCTGCTAGCGAGAAAAAGCTCCAACAGGTGGCGACAGAAATCGAACAGAAGACAGGTCTAATCACGGATGTGACACTTGGTTCCTCGCCGCAACTCGCTTTGACCTATTTACCGGGACTAAAAGACGAATCAGCGCTTGGCTGGGTTCAGCAACCGTGGATTAAGCTCGGCTCGTCGATTGCGATCTTTCAGGAAGCAAAAGTTGGGATGAGCGGCATCATCGCCAGTGTCATCGCCGTCGCACTCGTCTATGTCTTCAGCTCAAATATCATCTTGCTCTACGCTCGAAAGAAAGAGTTCGCGATTTTACTATCGCTCGGTTGGCGCCCGCGTCAACTCTCGAAACTGCTGTTCCTCGAAGCAACAATACTTGGTACACTTGTCGTCTTGATTGCTTGGACGATTCTCGGTTCGTTCTGGGTCACGACGGACAACCCGATCGCAATCAATCGGATTCTATTGATCGGTCTTGCTGGTTTACTCATTTACTGGGGTGGAACGCTCGTACCGATGACGCTCATCCGACGCATCAAACCGTATGAAAGCATGCGTTCTGGTGAAGTCTCAAAAGGTCGTCGTTTCGTCCGCGCGCGTAGCGTGCTTGGGATGAGTAGCAATCAGCTTGTCACCTACTGGCAACGAACATTGCTATCGGTCGTCGCGATTGCCTTACCGACGAGTCTGTTCATCTTCTTTCTCTTCATCACGTTCCGCTTAAAAGGCGTCTTGTACGCAACGTGGCTCGGCGAATATGTCGCGCTCGAAGTCGGCACGATGCATTACGTCGCGATGGGCGTCGCTCTATTAATCGCTATTCTAACGACGACCGAAATCATGTGGCAAAACGTTAATGAACGCAAGAGTCAGCTTGCTGTTCTTAAAGCGACGGGCTGGCAAGACGTGCAAATCCGTTTACTTGTATTGAGTGAAGGGATGATGACAGGACTCTGTGCTGGTGTGATCGGTCTCTTGACAGCACTTGGGATGATCGGCTTCGTTTACGGACAATTCCCGGTTCAAGAGCTCGGTTTCCTTAGCATCATGCTCTTGATTCCTGTGATCACTGGCGTATTAGGTGCCTTACTTCCTGCCGAGCGCGCTGTCCGGATTACACCGAATGCGGCACTCGGTAGTGTCGTTGAAAATACACAGGCGACAGAACGACGTTTCAAATGGGTTCTCGGATCGATTGCTGCTTCCTTGTGTATCGGGGTTGCGAGCCTGTTCTTGTTCGCCTCAACCGAATCCTCGACGACTACACCACAGAGTGCGCCGCCGAAACAACAGACGAGCGGACAAAAATTAAGAGACTTGGCTTCGGAAACAAAAACATCCGCTGACAAGAAAACAGACGATCAAAAAGCACTTAAAAAACTGATGAAGAAAGGAGTCATCCAAACGTATCCGGGCGATCCGGAAGCAACTTCTGAACTGTTCTATGCTAAATCACTCATTCCAACACCGAAAGAACTCGATTTAAAGGAAAAGAGCGGTTATCGGTTCGTTACGGTTCCTGTTGTCATGTACGATCCCGATAATAGAGTAAAAGGCGCTTATGCTATTTACCGACCTGGCACCTTTACATTGACGTCGCTCGACGGAAAAGAATATGAAACCGTTGATTACGTTAATCATAATAAGAAAGCATTCAGAAACAGTTATCAGTATCTCTCACCATATAAGTCAACCGTTGATTTAGTCTATCAAGTTCCTGATGACCAGAAGGTATTCGTTCTCTTTGCTGCGGATGATGCGTTTCCAAAGGATACGACAGTGAAGATTGAACTCGATTAA